Proteins encoded by one window of Paenibacillus sp. DCT19:
- a CDS encoding permease prefix domain 1-containing protein has translation METIMVYLENMFANLPRTPEVERLKQELLTGMEDKYLELKREGKSENEAIGIVISEFGNIEELTAELGIEPARMEESVPVLTEEQAYAYTDAKRSAGLWTGLGVLLCAFGVGFLIFMSTLAENYGMSAAQSSIDTGTVIGLIGMFLLVAIAVGMFIHSGMKLERFSYLEEGFQLPYSLKQNLQRNQANFALTYRVALITGVSLCILAPALIFAAAYLNDNYAPYGVTAFMVMAGVGVFLFVYYGNIQGAYTTLMEDHYLTAEKKEEVRAVKAVEAVIWPLAIAIFLFTGFVMHRWDINWVVFPIAGILSGSFGNLYHIMKDRNPS, from the coding sequence ATGGAGACAATTATGGTCTATCTGGAGAACATGTTTGCAAATCTTCCGAGAACCCCCGAGGTAGAGCGTCTGAAGCAGGAGCTCTTAACCGGAATGGAAGATAAGTATCTGGAATTGAAACGAGAAGGCAAGTCGGAGAATGAGGCGATCGGGATTGTGATCTCCGAGTTCGGGAATATTGAGGAGCTTACCGCTGAACTTGGAATAGAGCCAGCCCGGATGGAGGAATCAGTACCTGTATTGACTGAGGAACAGGCCTATGCATACACTGACGCGAAGAGAAGTGCAGGCTTATGGACAGGGCTTGGGGTTTTGCTCTGTGCATTCGGCGTAGGTTTTCTGATCTTCATGAGCACATTAGCTGAGAATTATGGTATGTCAGCAGCGCAGAGTTCCATCGATACAGGCACTGTAATAGGTCTGATTGGCATGTTTCTGCTCGTTGCCATTGCTGTCGGCATGTTCATTCATAGTGGTATGAAGCTTGAACGGTTCAGTTACTTGGAGGAAGGTTTTCAACTGCCATATTCACTTAAGCAGAACCTTCAGCGTAACCAGGCAAACTTCGCGCTGACCTACCGAGTAGCACTTATAACGGGCGTCAGTTTGTGTATTCTGGCTCCGGCTCTTATATTCGCAGCGGCGTATCTGAACGATAACTATGCTCCTTATGGTGTAACTGCATTTATGGTGATGGCGGGAGTGGGCGTATTTTTGTTTGTGTATTATGGTAATATTCAAGGGGCTTACACCACATTGATGGAGGATCACTATTTAACAGCAGAGAAGAAGGAAGAAGTGCGTGCTGTGAAGGCCGTGGAGGCTGTAATATGGCCGCTGGCGATAGCTATCTTTCTATTCACAGGATTTGTAATGCATCGTTGGGACATCAATTGGGTGGTATTTCCGATTGCAGGTATATTGTCCGGTAGTTTCGGCAATCTATACCACATCATGAAGGATCGTAACCCGTCTTAA
- a CDS encoding ABC transporter substrate-binding protein translates to MRTSITKALGALLLCGMMAVLLSSCTGRDSANGKVQIEFFQNKPEAKATFDELIQTFNAAHADIQVTQVNPPDAETVLKTRVVKNDIPDIMAMGATDTYSTLAQSDIFTDLTDSSLLKTIDPNYIQMLKDVTGMDEVTGIPYATNANGIMYNKTLFNEMGLDVPKTWDELIATAQQIKDAGKIPFYFTYKDDWQTSLPFNALGSNLAGIDFYQQRRDNQVTFKEKYREVAEKQLELMKYGHSDNFGKAYSDGNRAFANGEAFMYIQGTWAIPEIRKANPDVKIGFFPFPTGNDASQIKLVNGIDSLFTIAADTPNREQAEEFIAFLLEPDNIGRYIDEQTLFSAVEGVKQDDPAVQELMPYIEQGKVIDFADHYIPAAVQLNSIVQSFLQNQNIDNYLDTLDKEWDKVANRR, encoded by the coding sequence ATGAGAACATCGATTACTAAGGCTCTCGGGGCGTTATTGCTGTGTGGAATGATGGCTGTACTTCTATCTTCCTGTACAGGCAGAGATAGCGCGAATGGCAAAGTGCAGATTGAGTTTTTCCAGAACAAGCCTGAGGCAAAAGCAACTTTTGACGAATTGATCCAAACCTTCAACGCAGCGCATGCTGATATTCAGGTCACTCAGGTCAACCCTCCAGATGCCGAGACGGTTCTGAAGACCAGGGTCGTCAAGAATGACATACCCGATATTATGGCAATGGGTGCGACGGATACCTATTCCACACTGGCTCAAAGTGATATTTTTACCGATCTGACAGATAGCTCTCTACTCAAGACGATTGACCCCAATTACATACAGATGCTAAAGGATGTTACGGGAATGGATGAAGTGACAGGTATTCCATACGCAACAAATGCAAACGGCATCATGTACAACAAAACGTTGTTTAACGAAATGGGCCTGGACGTGCCTAAGACATGGGATGAGCTCATCGCTACCGCCCAACAAATTAAGGATGCAGGCAAAATTCCCTTTTACTTCACTTATAAGGATGACTGGCAGACAAGCTTGCCCTTTAATGCGCTAGGCTCGAATCTCGCAGGCATTGACTTTTACCAGCAACGCCGGGATAACCAAGTCACTTTCAAGGAGAAGTATCGTGAGGTCGCTGAGAAACAGCTTGAACTGATGAAGTATGGTCATAGTGATAACTTCGGTAAAGCGTATTCGGATGGTAACCGGGCGTTTGCTAATGGCGAAGCCTTCATGTATATCCAAGGCACGTGGGCTATTCCAGAGATTCGTAAGGCGAATCCGGATGTGAAGATTGGCTTCTTCCCGTTTCCAACCGGTAATGACGCAAGCCAGATCAAGCTTGTAAACGGTATCGATTCATTGTTTACCATTGCAGCGGATACTCCGAATCGAGAACAGGCTGAGGAGTTCATTGCCTTTTTGCTGGAGCCTGACAATATTGGGAGATACATTGATGAACAGACGTTGTTCTCTGCGGTAGAGGGCGTCAAGCAGGATGATCCTGCGGTGCAGGAGTTAATGCCGTATATTGAGCAGGGCAAGGTCATCGACTTCGCCGATCACTATATTCCAGCGGCTGTGCAGCTGAATTCTATCGTGCAGTCCTTTTTGCAAAATCAAAATATCGACAACTATTTAGATACACTCGACAAAGAATGGGATAAGGTAGCGAACCGGCGTTAA
- a CDS encoding carbohydrate ABC transporter permease, producing MNKRMAPYYWMTVPAVVLFFVFMTLPAIQGIYYSFTNYNGFGKQYDFVGFKNYFNLFRDDNVGNAYWFTFKFAIVVTILTNILSLLIALGLNAKIKFRNFFRGIYFLPNILSVLIVGYIFNYLFSNVFPIWGQNLGINALSTNILGSESLAWIGIVIVAVWQSVALNTILYLAGLQTISPTLYEASNIDGAGKWREFWSITFPLIAPFFTINMVLAMKNSLMVFDQIVALTNGGPGRATQSISHLIYTGGFEGGEYAYQSANSVIYFIVIAVISILQIRFLQRREMDL from the coding sequence ATGAACAAGCGCATGGCACCTTATTACTGGATGACCGTGCCGGCAGTCGTATTGTTCTTCGTATTTATGACGCTGCCGGCGATCCAAGGGATCTATTATTCATTCACGAACTACAATGGATTCGGTAAACAATATGATTTTGTCGGATTCAAGAACTACTTCAATCTATTTCGAGATGATAATGTGGGCAATGCCTACTGGTTTACCTTCAAATTCGCGATCGTAGTCACGATCTTAACGAATATCCTTAGCCTGCTCATTGCACTTGGGCTCAATGCCAAGATCAAGTTCCGTAACTTTTTCCGCGGCATCTATTTCTTGCCCAATATTCTAAGTGTATTGATTGTGGGTTACATATTTAACTATCTCTTCTCCAACGTATTTCCGATCTGGGGACAGAACCTCGGCATCAACGCATTATCAACGAATATTCTGGGTAGCGAAAGCTTAGCGTGGATCGGGATTGTCATTGTGGCGGTGTGGCAGTCGGTGGCGCTCAACACCATACTGTATTTGGCAGGTTTGCAAACGATATCACCGACACTCTACGAGGCTTCGAACATTGACGGTGCGGGCAAATGGCGTGAGTTCTGGAGCATCACCTTCCCGCTTATTGCGCCATTCTTTACAATTAATATGGTGCTCGCGATGAAGAACTCGCTCATGGTCTTTGACCAAATCGTAGCTTTAACCAACGGCGGCCCTGGGCGGGCAACGCAGTCGATCTCCCATCTGATCTACACAGGAGGATTCGAAGGCGGCGAATATGCATATCAGTCTGCGAACTCGGTTATTTACTTCATCGTTATTGCGGTGATTTCCATTCTACAAATCCGGTTCCTGCAAAGAAGGGAGATGGATCTGTAA
- the lspA gene encoding signal peptidase II encodes MLFYFVALLVTLVDQGTKIAVRMYMEVGDVMRLGDSGMQLQHYENTGMAGSLFQGNARLFGVIAVLFIAGILYYRRKGEIRGFWMQAGAGFMVGGALGNALDRFIYARVTDFLVFPSGRGILNLADVAINIGVVMIIIGMLIRAFQSYRAKRLRNALPKN; translated from the coding sequence ATGCTGTTTTATTTTGTGGCACTGCTGGTGACCTTGGTGGATCAGGGAACCAAGATTGCAGTGAGGATGTATATGGAAGTTGGAGATGTAATGAGACTCGGCGACTCAGGCATGCAGCTCCAACATTACGAGAACACGGGTATGGCCGGCAGTCTGTTTCAGGGAAATGCGCGACTATTTGGCGTGATTGCTGTCCTCTTCATCGCAGGCATTCTATATTACCGCCGAAAAGGGGAGATACGTGGTTTCTGGATGCAGGCTGGCGCTGGTTTCATGGTAGGTGGAGCCCTCGGTAATGCGCTGGATCGATTCATTTACGCCCGGGTAACGGATTTCCTAGTGTTCCCTTCTGGACGCGGCATTTTGAATCTCGCAGATGTTGCGATCAACATTGGTGTAGTGATGATTATTATTGGCATGTTAATCCGTGCATTTCAGAGCTACCGCGCTAAACGTTTACGCAATGCTTTGCCCAAAAATTGA
- a CDS encoding heme-degrading domain-containing protein yields MNLSLTEKLKGMQQEEKQLIFHTFHSETALQLGLHLVAEAKRRSQAVTIDITLKGHRLFLHAMEGTHPDNENWIRRKNNVVNHFSSSSWHTALRLRNENQSLEQNYDLPDADYVLAGGAFPLILENEGQVGTITVSGLPDEEDHDLVTAGIRSFLLQQGYIN; encoded by the coding sequence TTGAATCTATCACTGACAGAGAAGTTAAAGGGAATGCAACAGGAAGAAAAGCAGCTGATCTTCCACACATTTCATTCAGAAACAGCACTTCAGCTAGGCCTACATCTCGTCGCAGAAGCCAAACGCCGTTCACAAGCCGTAACCATCGACATCACATTGAAGGGACATCGTCTGTTCTTGCATGCGATGGAGGGTACACATCCCGACAATGAAAACTGGATTAGACGTAAAAATAATGTGGTGAACCACTTCTCCTCCAGCTCTTGGCACACCGCCCTGCGACTGAGAAACGAGAATCAATCCCTTGAGCAAAATTATGACCTGCCTGACGCAGACTATGTACTGGCTGGAGGTGCTTTCCCCCTAATCCTTGAAAATGAGGGGCAAGTGGGCACCATCACCGTTTCAGGCTTGCCCGACGAGGAAGACCATGATCTGGTCACCGCTGGCATTCGTTCATTTTTGTTACAGCAAGGCTATATCAATTGA